A region of Neovison vison isolate M4711 chromosome 7, ASM_NN_V1, whole genome shotgun sequence DNA encodes the following proteins:
- the NAALADL1 gene encoding aminopeptidase NAALADL1, giving the protein MQWVKVLGGVVGAAALLGLGIILGHFAIPKGASVPAPSVSQDLDLEILETVMQQLDASRIRENLRELSREPHLASSPRDEALVQLLLQRWQDPESGLDAAEAPAYEVLLSFPSQEQPNRVAVVSPTGSVVFSCRRSEQNLTGEQAGPDVVPPYAAYAPPGTPQGLLVYANRGTEEDFMNLQTQGIKLEGTIALTRYGGAGRGAKAVNAAKYGVAGVLVYTDPADINDGQSSANETFPNSWRLPPSGVERGSYYEYFGDPLTPYLPANPSSFRLDPDAAPGFPPIPAQPIGFDDAKSLLCNLQGPVAPAAWQGALGCDYRLGPGFRSDGDFPADSQVNVSVHNRRELRNSSNVLGIIRGAVEPDRYVLYGNHRDSWVHGAVDPSSGTAVLLELSRVLGTLLKKGTWRPRRSIVFASWGAEEFGLIGSTEFTEEFFSKLQERTVAYINVDISVFANATLRAQGTPPVQSVIFAAAKQIPAPSPVGLSIYDNWIRYSNRSSPAYGVVPSLGSLGAGSDYAPFIHFLGISSMDIAYTYDRSKTSARIYPTYHTAFDTFGYVDKFVDPGFSSHQAVAQTAGSVLLRLSDSLFLPLNVSDYGETLRSFLQAAQQNLGGLLEQHSISLGRLVTAVEKFEAAAEALEQHRSALQKGSPDPLQVRMLNDQLMLLERTFLNPRAFPEERYYSHVLWAPRTSSVATFPGLANACSRAMNTSLGSEAWAEVRRQLSILVVALEGAAATLRPVADL; this is encoded by the exons ATGCAGTGGGTGAAGGTgcttgggggggtggtgggggctgcTGCCCTCTTGGGGCTGGGGATCATCCTCGGCCACTTTGCCATCCCTAAAGGGGCCAGTGTCCCAGCGCCCAGCGTCTCCCAGGACCTGGACCTGGAGATCCTTGAGACCGTCATGCAGCAGCTGGATGCCAGCAGGATCCGAGAGAACCTCAG AGAACTCTCCAGAGAGCCTCACTTGGCCTCCAGCCCCCGGGATGAGGCCCTGGTGCAGCTGCTGCTACAGCGATGGCAGGACCCGGAGTCGGGCCTTGACGCAGCTGAGGCGCCCGCCTATGAAGTGCTGCTGTCCTTCCCCAGCCAGGAGCAGCCCAACCGTGTGGCCGTTG TGAGTCCCACCGGGAGCGTCGTGTTCTCCTGTCGCCGGAGCGAGCAGAACCTGACTGGGGAGCAGGCGGGGCCCGACGTGGTGCCCCCATATGCCGCCTACGCTCCCCCAGGAACCCCACAG GGCCTCCTCGTCTATGCCAACCGAGGAACGGAAGAAGACTTTATGAATCTACAGACTCAGGGCATCAAACTGGAAGGCACCATTGCGCTGACCCGCTATGGGGGTGCAGGACGAGGGGCCAAG GCTGTGAACGCTGCCAAGTACGGGGTCGCTGGGGTGCTGGTATACACGGACCCCGCAGACATCAACGACGGGCAGAGCTCCGCCAACGAGACCTTCCCAAactcctggcgcctgcctccgtCTGGGGTGGAGCGAGGCTCCTATTATGAGTATTTTGGGGATCCCCTGACTCCCTACCTTCCAGCCAATCCCTCTTCCTTTCGCCTGGATCCTGATGCTGCTCCTGGATTTCCTCCGATTCCCGCTCAACCCATTGGCTTCGATGATGCCAAAAGCCTTCTCTG TAACCTCCAGGGACCCGTGGCCCCggctgcctggcagggagcacTGGGTTGTGACTACAGGTTGGGGCCCGGCTTCCGGTCTGATGGTGACTTCCCAGCAGACAG CCAGGTGAACGTGAGTGTCCACAACCGCCGGGAGCTGCGGAACTCCTCCAACGTCCTGGGGATCATCCGCGGCGCTGTGGAGCCAG ACCGCTACGTGCTTTACGGAAACCACCGCGACAGCTGGGTACATGGGGCCGTGGACCCCAGCAGTGGCACTGCCGTCCTCCTGGAGCTCTCCCGAGTCCTGGGGACCCTGCTGAAGAAGG GAACCTGGCGTCCCCGCAGATCTATAGTGTTCGCGAGCTGGGGCGCAGAGGAGTTTGGGCTCATTGGCTCCACAGAATTCACCGAG GAATTCTTCAGCAAGCTGCAGGAGCGCACCGTGGCCTACATCAACGTGGACATCTCGGTGTTTG CCAATGCCACTTTGAGGGCGCAGGGGACGCCCCCGGTCCAGAGCGTCATCTTCGCTGCGGCCAAACAG ATCCCCGCACCAAGCCCGGTTGGCCTCAGCATCTACGACAACTGGATCCGGTATTCCAACCGTAGCAGCCCAGCCTACGGTGTGGTTCCCAG CCTGGGCTCTCTGGGCGCTGGCAGCGACTATGCACCTTTCATTCACTTCCTGGGCATCTCCTCCATGGACATCGCCTACACCTATGACCGG AGCAAGACTTCAGCCAGGATCTACCCCACTTACCACACAGCCTTCGACACCTTTGGTTACGTGGACAAATTTGTGGACCCTG GCTTCAGCAGCCACCAGGCTGTGGCCCAgacagcagggagcgtgcttcttaGGCTCAGCGacagcctcttccttcctttgaaTGTCAGTGACTATGGAGAGACCCTCCGAAGTTTTCTGCAGGCTGCACAGCAGAACCTGGGGGGCCTGTTGGAGCAGCACAGCATCAGCCTGG GACGTCTGGTGACTGCAGTGGAGAAATTTGAGGCCGCAGCCGAGGCCTTGGAGCAGCACCGATCTGCGCTGCAGAAAGGCTCCCCTGA CCCCCTGCAGGTCCGAATGCTCAACGACCAGCTGATGCTCTTGGAGCGGACCTTCCTAAACCCGAGAGCCTTCCCAGAGGAACGCTACTACAG CCATGTGCTCTGGGCACCCCGCACCAGCTCCGTAGCCACATTCCCCGGCCTGGCTAATGCCTGCTCCAGGGCCATGAACACCAGCCTTGGATCGGAAGCCTGGGCTGAAGTGCGGAGGCAGCTCAGCATCTTGGTGGTGGCCCTGGAGGGTGCAGCGGCCACCCTAAGGCCTGTGGCTGACCTCTGA